The proteins below are encoded in one region of Helianthus annuus cultivar XRQ/B chromosome 2, HanXRQr2.0-SUNRISE, whole genome shotgun sequence:
- the LOC110897758 gene encoding ATP-dependent DNA helicase PIF3-like: protein MNFNKVDEFARTLRYVQFPGYYVWNDKNRKWNRRKHPYGSIGRIHYVPPSLGDCYYVRILLNHINGPTCFEDIKTVDGQVFQTFKDACFARGLLDDDKEYVNAIKEASTWSTGDFLRTFFVMLLLSNSISRPGVFWTETKSLLCEDILYQQRKITSIADLDLQQEELENICISEIEKLLLTNGSTTSSSKEHDAYVKCLTAEQERIYKIVMEAIEKGDGGVFFVYGYGGTGKTFLWKTFSAALQSKGEVVLNVASSGIASLLLDGGRTAHSRFVIPININENSICSIEPNTELGDLTKRATLIIWDEAHMTHKHCFETLDRTMRDISRSSQSNMQSKPFGGKGHSIW from the exons ATGAATTTTAATAAAGTCGATGAATTTGCCAGGACATTGAGGTATGTTCAGTTTCCGGGATATTATGTATGGAATGATAAAAATCGCAAATGGAATCGAAGAAAGCATCCGTATGGATCAATTGGGAGGATACATTATGTCCCACCATCACTTGGTGATTGTTATTACGTAAGGATTTTACTGAATCATATTAACGGACCAACCTGTTTTGAAGATATAAAAACAGTTGATGGGCAggtttttcaaacatttaaaGATGCATGTTTTGCACGGGGGCTGTTGGATGATGATAAAGAATATGTTAATGCTATCAAAGAAGCTAGCACATGGTCAACCGGAGATTTCTTGAGGACCTTTTTTGTAATGTTGTTGCTGTCAAATTCGATATCTCGTCCTGGTGTTTTTTGGACGGAAACGAAGTCCCTGTTATGTGAAGACATTCTGTATCAGCAACGAAAGATAACTAGTATTGCAG ATTTGGATCTTCAACAAGAAGAACTTGAAAATATCTGTATATCTGAAATTGAAAAGTTGCTACTTACCAATGGAAGTACA ACTAGCTCTTCAAAGGAACATGATGCTTATGTAAAGTGTTTAACTGCCGAACAGGAAAGGATATATAAAATTGTTATGGAAGCGATTGAAAAAGGTGATGGAGGTGTGTTTTTTGTATATGGTTATGGTGGAACTGGAAAGACGTTTCTTTGGAAGACATTCTCAGCTGCATTACAATCAAAAGGTGAAGTTGTATTGAATGTTGCATCCAGTGGAATTGCTTCACTTTTGCTGGATGGTGGTAGAACTGCTCATTCAAGGTTTGTAATTCCAATCAACATTAATGAGAATTCAATATGTTCGATAGAGCCTAATACTGAGTTAGGTGATTTAACTAAAAGAGCAACATTGATTATTTGGGATGAAGCACACATGACTCACAAGCATTGTTTCGAGACTCTTGATAGAACAATGAGAGACATATCACGTTCCAGTCAATCAAACATGCAATCCAAGCCGTTTGGGGGGAAAGGTCATTCTATTTGGTAG
- the LOC110897747 gene encoding uncharacterized protein LOC110897747 produces MIVNASLNSSYIWWHCQVLKLNENMRLRVGCQEADLKEIKEFGEWILKLGDGLLGEENDGEIDIEIPDDLLIHDQVNPISSLISFIYPDMNKFLWDLTYFQQRAILAPTNEVVDSINKELLESLPGEEKVYFSSDSVCQSEEESELNMALFPPDVLNNLRLSGLPNHKLVLKLGAPVMLLRNIDQANGLCNGTCLQVTKLGKVVIEAKIIT; encoded by the coding sequence ATGATAGTCAATGCTTCTTTGAATTCTTCTTATATATGGTGGCACTGTCAAGTACTAAAGCTAAATGAGAATATGAGATTAAGAGTTGGTTGTCAGGAAGCAGATTTGAAAGAAATAAAGGAATTTGGAGAATGGATTTTAAAGCTTGGTGATGGTCTGCTTGGTGAAGAAAATGATGGTGAGATTGATATTGAAATACCAGATGATTTACTTATTCATGACCAAGTCAATCCTATTTCTTCTCTCATTTCATTTATATATCCGGACATGAATAAGTTTTTGTGGGATTTAACGTATTTCCAACAAAGAGCGATTCTTGCTCCAACTAATGAAGTAGTGGATTCAATAAATAAAGAGTTGTTAGAGAGTCTGCCCGGTGAAGAAAAGGTTTATTTTAGTTCAGATAGTGTATGCCAATCGGAGGAAGAATCAGAGCTTAATATGGCATTGTTTCCTCCTGATGTGTTAAACAATCTTCGTTTATCTGGTTTACCTAACCATAAATTAGTACTGAAACTTGGTGCTCCGGTGATGTTACTCAGAAACATTGATCAGGCAAATGGATTGTGTAATGGTACATGTTTACAAGTCACGAAGCTCGGAAAAGTTGTGATTGaagcaaaaattatcacatgA